Proteins co-encoded in one Dysgonomonadaceae bacterium zrk40 genomic window:
- a CDS encoding TRAP transporter large permease, with product MSGLFLGGAGFAAAILMIFLEIPVAVALGLVGITGTALIIGVPGMVAMGATTVWDSVTNYTLTMLPLFVLMGNLAARSGLSSSLYRSMAVLIGHRRGGLALATIGASAGFGMISGSSLATTATMGRIALPEMRAAGYTPSLSAGSVAAGGTLGILIPPSTVLVIYAFIAEQSIRSLLLATAGPIVLAVLLYCLAIWLPIAFGWSKAPKRDKAGTAERLAAIRELVPPTAIFGLIMGGLYTGIFTANETAAVGAAVVLAYGLLSRRLTASGFFAAATDTALTCGALYLVLIAANLFNFFLALSGLPFSLTGLFSGITGEPILVILLMLAIYLVLGTLMDSLAMLLLTVPLFVPIASSAGIDLVWFGIFAVMVVEMGLITPPVGMNLFVLKTTNREISMVELWRGVTPFVLADLVRVSVIIAIPAIVTWLPSHAF from the coding sequence ATGAGCGGGCTTTTCCTCGGCGGCGCCGGCTTTGCCGCTGCCATCCTGATGATCTTTCTCGAAATCCCGGTCGCTGTGGCGCTCGGCCTCGTCGGCATCACCGGCACGGCGCTGATCATCGGCGTTCCCGGCATGGTCGCCATGGGGGCGACGACGGTCTGGGACAGCGTCACCAACTACACGCTTACCATGCTGCCGCTGTTCGTGCTGATGGGCAACCTTGCCGCCCGCAGCGGGCTGTCTTCAAGCCTCTACCGCTCGATGGCCGTTCTGATCGGCCACCGGCGCGGCGGGCTTGCGCTCGCCACCATCGGCGCATCCGCGGGCTTCGGCATGATTTCGGGCTCCTCGCTCGCCACCACCGCCACCATGGGCCGCATCGCCCTGCCGGAAATGCGCGCGGCCGGCTACACGCCCTCGCTTTCGGCCGGATCGGTCGCCGCCGGCGGCACGCTCGGCATTCTCATTCCGCCATCCACCGTGCTGGTCATCTATGCCTTCATCGCCGAACAGTCGATCCGCTCGCTGCTGCTCGCGACCGCCGGACCGATCGTTCTCGCCGTCCTGCTTTACTGCCTGGCGATCTGGCTGCCGATCGCCTTCGGCTGGTCGAAAGCGCCGAAGCGCGACAAGGCCGGCACGGCCGAACGTCTGGCGGCGATCCGCGAACTCGTTCCGCCGACGGCAATCTTCGGCCTGATCATGGGCGGGCTTTATACGGGCATCTTCACCGCCAATGAGACGGCCGCCGTCGGCGCGGCGGTGGTGCTCGCCTACGGGCTCCTCTCCCGGCGGTTGACGGCGTCCGGCTTCTTCGCCGCCGCCACCGATACCGCGCTCACCTGCGGTGCGCTCTATCTGGTGCTGATCGCCGCTAACCTGTTCAATTTCTTTCTGGCCCTTTCCGGTCTGCCCTTCTCGCTCACCGGCCTTTTCTCCGGCATCACCGGCGAGCCGATCCTGGTAATCCTGCTGATGCTGGCGATCTATCTGGTGCTCGGCACGCTGATGGACAGCCTCGCCATGCTGCTTCTGACCGTGCCGCTGTTCGTGCCGATCGCGAGCAGCGCCGGCATCGATCTCGTCTGGTTCGGCATTTTCGCGGTCATGGTCGTCGAAATGGGGCTGATCACGCCGCCGGTCGGCATGAATCTTTTCGTCCTGAAAACCACCAATCGCGAGATTTCGATGGTGGAACTCTGGCGCGGAGTAACCCCCTTCGTCCTGGCCGATCTCGTCCGCGTGTCGGTGATCATCGCGATCCCGGCCATCGTCACCTGGCTTCCGAGCCACGCATTCTAG
- a CDS encoding TRAP transporter small permease yields MAERRKTILSTVLLAVAAGCFLVGAGVTVTDVAMRALFGRNVPAAIELTSYSIGLGALLSIPVCYATRTHVSAKLMSELMPSRLSRPLGLLGAAASAVFAALLLWIVAANALSKLGSPETTPDLRLPMPLLLGIVTAALAAAAVAALVGLWLEFKGGGTGE; encoded by the coding sequence ATGGCCGAAAGACGCAAGACAATCTTGTCGACGGTTCTTCTGGCCGTTGCGGCCGGGTGTTTTCTCGTCGGCGCAGGCGTCACGGTCACCGATGTCGCCATGCGCGCGCTCTTCGGACGCAACGTTCCGGCGGCGATCGAGCTCACTTCCTATTCGATCGGGCTGGGCGCGCTGTTGTCGATCCCGGTCTGCTACGCCACGCGCACCCATGTCTCGGCAAAGCTGATGTCGGAACTGATGCCCAGTCGCCTGTCGCGGCCGCTCGGCCTTCTCGGCGCGGCAGCCTCGGCGGTCTTCGCCGCGCTGCTGCTTTGGATCGTTGCCGCCAATGCGCTTTCCAAGCTCGGGTCGCCGGAAACGACGCCCGATCTGCGACTGCCGATGCCGCTGCTTCTGGGCATCGTCACCGCCGCGCTGGCGGCGGCCGCGGTAGCGGCTCTGGTCGGACTCTGGCTTGAGTTCAAAGGCGGGGGGACAGGCGAATGA
- the ugpC gene encoding sn-glycerol-3-phosphate ABC transporter ATP-binding protein UgpC, whose product MAGIELRRLRKSYGAFEAIPAIDLTIEDGEFCIFVGPSGCGKSTLLRTIAGLEDASAGEILIGGEEVSQRHPGERGAAMVFQNYALYPHMTVRQNMGYALKIAKKPKEEIKATVERAARTLGLEDLLERKPSELSGGQRQRVAIGRAIVRDPKVFLFDEPLSNLDAELRTRMRLELADLHRTLGVTMVYVTHDQVEAMTLADRIVVLRSGRIEQVGSPLDLYDNPENLFVARFIGSPSMNLLKAEAEADGIRLTGIDCPPLPRPDFVPAAWRGPLGIRPEHLRLGAGGTEVRLRAVEHLGGVTYGYATLADGTEFCVDLQGHRTTAAGDSVALAIPTERAFFFDQKTERRLR is encoded by the coding sequence ATGGCCGGGATCGAACTCCGCCGATTACGCAAATCCTACGGGGCTTTCGAGGCCATTCCCGCCATCGACCTGACGATCGAGGACGGCGAATTCTGCATATTCGTCGGACCATCCGGTTGCGGCAAATCCACATTGCTCAGAACAATCGCGGGCCTTGAGGATGCGAGCGCAGGCGAGATCCTGATCGGCGGCGAAGAGGTCAGCCAACGTCACCCGGGAGAGCGCGGCGCGGCGATGGTCTTCCAGAACTATGCGCTCTACCCGCACATGACCGTGCGCCAGAACATGGGCTATGCGCTCAAGATCGCGAAAAAGCCGAAGGAAGAGATCAAGGCAACGGTCGAGCGCGCCGCCCGCACCCTCGGTCTTGAGGATCTGCTGGAGCGCAAGCCATCCGAACTTTCCGGCGGCCAGCGGCAGCGCGTCGCAATCGGGCGGGCGATCGTGCGCGACCCGAAGGTGTTTCTCTTCGACGAGCCGCTTTCCAATCTCGATGCGGAACTGCGCACGCGCATGCGCCTCGAGCTTGCCGATCTTCATCGTACGCTCGGGGTCACCATGGTCTATGTCACCCACGACCAGGTCGAGGCGATGACGCTTGCCGACCGTATCGTGGTGCTGCGCTCCGGGCGGATCGAGCAGGTCGGCTCGCCGCTCGACCTTTATGACAACCCCGAAAACCTGTTTGTCGCGCGCTTCATCGGATCCCCGTCAATGAACCTTCTGAAGGCAGAGGCTGAAGCCGACGGCATCCGCCTGACCGGGATTGATTGCCCACCCTTGCCCCGACCGGATTTCGTCCCGGCCGCGTGGCGCGGCCCACTCGGCATCAGGCCCGAACACCTTCGGCTCGGCGCCGGCGGAACGGAGGTCCGTCTGCGGGCTGTCGAACATCTGGGCGGCGTCACCTACGGCTATGCGACGCTTGCGGACGGAACCGAGTTCTGCGTCGATCTTCAGGGCCACAGGACGACGGCGGCCGGAGACAGCGTCGCGCTCGCCATCCCCACGGAGCGGGCATTCTTCTTTGATCAGAAAACGGAGAGAAGGCTCCGCTAA
- a CDS encoding extracellular solute-binding protein gives MLKSILKGSAATLIASGIMAGAASAEEIRIYFNAGHGYDTYLEVFEEFEADNPGWTVAFERYQWPDLRTKLVADFAAGNPPDLVAEPGAWVPEFAQQGLLYNLDDLAARDRAEFDYPGDWQDASVEKNTVDGSLYGVQIHLTCATLLYNVDMLKEAGYDNPPTNWAEFREIAKATTRNGVFGFAPNAVWAYSMPWVMQNGGRYYDPETGKIAFGSEAAAEGVQFLSDLIHEDRSAPVPVTGADYEGPQRLFTAGRAAMIITGPWDINPIRTGNPDLNWAVAPSLKEVEQATIQGGVSLMIPKDAQYPEQAWDLIKRLTAVDVEVATSLQYSMTMPRKSWLNDPEVQADPILGQFGACLPYSRDVTLELRQAGKYNPAIDEVLNGAIDEVLFANEPAAEVLAAAEDEANAILANE, from the coding sequence ATGCTGAAATCGATACTCAAGGGCAGCGCCGCGACATTGATTGCGTCCGGCATCATGGCTGGCGCGGCAAGCGCCGAGGAAATCCGCATCTATTTCAATGCCGGCCACGGCTATGACACCTATCTTGAAGTCTTCGAGGAGTTCGAGGCCGACAATCCCGGCTGGACCGTCGCCTTCGAGCGCTACCAGTGGCCGGACCTGCGCACCAAGCTGGTGGCCGATTTCGCCGCCGGCAATCCACCCGACCTCGTTGCAGAACCCGGCGCCTGGGTGCCGGAATTCGCCCAGCAGGGCCTGCTCTACAACCTCGACGATCTTGCAGCGCGCGATCGGGCGGAATTCGATTATCCCGGCGACTGGCAGGATGCTTCCGTCGAAAAGAACACGGTCGACGGCTCGCTTTACGGCGTCCAGATCCACCTGACCTGCGCGACCCTGCTCTACAATGTCGACATGCTCAAGGAGGCGGGCTACGACAATCCGCCGACGAACTGGGCGGAATTCCGGGAGATCGCGAAGGCGACCACCAGGAACGGCGTCTTCGGCTTCGCGCCCAATGCGGTCTGGGCCTATTCCATGCCCTGGGTGATGCAGAACGGCGGCCGGTATTATGATCCCGAGACCGGCAAGATCGCCTTCGGAAGCGAGGCCGCAGCCGAGGGCGTGCAGTTTCTGTCGGATCTGATCCATGAGGACCGCTCGGCCCCGGTTCCGGTCACCGGCGCCGATTACGAGGGCCCGCAGCGGCTCTTCACCGCCGGTCGCGCGGCAATGATCATCACCGGCCCCTGGGACATCAACCCCATTCGCACCGGCAATCCCGACCTCAACTGGGCGGTTGCGCCTTCGCTGAAGGAAGTCGAGCAGGCGACGATCCAGGGCGGCGTCAGCCTGATGATCCCCAAGGATGCGCAGTATCCCGAACAGGCCTGGGACCTGATCAAGCGCCTCACGGCCGTCGATGTCGAGGTCGCCACCTCGCTGCAATATTCGATGACCATGCCGCGCAAGTCCTGGCTGAACGACCCTGAAGTGCAGGCCGATCCGATTCTCGGCCAGTTCGGCGCCTGCCTTCCCTATTCGCGCGACGTGACGCTCGAGCTGCGCCAGGCCGGCAAATACAATCCCGCCATCGATGAGGTGCTCAACGGCGCCATTGACGAGGTTCTGTTCGCCAATGAACCGGCGGCCGAGGTGCTTGCCGCGGCCGAGGATGAAGCCAACGCGATTCTTGCCAACGAATGA
- a CDS encoding sugar ABC transporter permease encodes MTYKTRRTLTAYAFLSPAIVYFLIYFFWPIAIEFWASFRSGQPLIGDSAFVGLKNYAHILNDRLAIKAIKATLIYAIGSVVFTLVLALGLSALLVGPVRARNGIRAILFFPYIISFVISALMWRAILDPYTGLLNAALAKVGLPQQFWLVDPDTAIWTLIAVSVWKDLGYAVLIYIAAIQGIPAHLYEAARMDGARRHHLFRDITLPLLMPTTLFLAVVIMITSLQEMALPYLMTQGGPANATRLYSLHVYETAFQGLNIGYASALSFAMFMLILLITWAQFKLLHRDIRHV; translated from the coding sequence ATGACCTACAAAACCAGGCGGACATTGACAGCTTATGCCTTTCTGTCGCCGGCCATCGTCTATTTCCTGATCTACTTCTTCTGGCCGATCGCCATCGAGTTCTGGGCGAGCTTCAGAAGCGGACAGCCGCTGATCGGCGACTCCGCCTTCGTCGGGCTGAAGAACTATGCCCATATCCTGAACGACAGGCTGGCGATCAAGGCGATCAAGGCGACGCTGATCTACGCCATCGGCAGCGTGGTCTTCACGCTGGTTCTGGCGCTCGGGCTCTCGGCGCTTCTGGTCGGCCCGGTCAGGGCGCGCAACGGCATAAGGGCAATCCTGTTCTTCCCCTACATCATCTCCTTCGTGATCTCGGCGCTGATGTGGCGGGCGATCCTCGATCCCTATACCGGCCTTCTCAATGCCGCGCTTGCCAAAGTCGGGCTTCCGCAGCAATTCTGGCTGGTCGATCCCGATACCGCGATCTGGACGCTGATCGCCGTCTCCGTCTGGAAGGATCTCGGCTATGCGGTGCTGATCTACATCGCCGCGATCCAGGGCATTCCCGCCCATCTTTACGAGGCCGCGCGCATGGACGGCGCCAGGCGCCACCATCTGTTCCGCGACATCACCCTGCCGCTGTTGATGCCGACCACGCTGTTTCTCGCCGTGGTCATCATGATCACCTCGCTCCAGGAAATGGCGCTGCCTTACCTGATGACCCAGGGCGGTCCGGCAAATGCCACGCGGCTCTATTCGCTGCATGTCTACGAGACCGCCTTCCAGGGGCTCAACATCGGTTATGCCTCCGCTCTCTCCTTCGCCATGTTCATGCTGATCCTGTTGATCACATGGGCCCAGTTCAAACTGCTTCACCGCGACATCAGGCACGTATGA